TGGTGGTGCCGGACGTGTAGTACTGGCCGTGGTAGGTGCCGGACGTGTGGCGGGTGCCGGTCTGGACCCGATGGTTGGTCACCGCCGGGCGCCAGCCGAAGCCGACCTCCGCGGTGGCCAGGTCGTAGCGCAGCGTCCGCCGTGGAGCTTCCAGCACCACGCTGGTGCCCTCCAGGTAGGCGGTGGTGCCGGCCGTGCTCGCCCGCATGATGAACAGCATCGACCGCCCGACCAGCGCGACGATGCCGGCCAGGACGACCACGACGACGACCGCCCAGAGGTAGTCCGTCATGCTCGGATCCTCGGGAAGCGTGTAGACGACCATGACGCCCGCCGCACCGAATCCGATCACCACCATGAGCATGGGCACCACGAAGCCGGTGCCGAAGCCGAACCTCCGCGGCACCGCCGCCGGATTCTCGCCGATGTCCAGTGGGATACGGGCCTGAGTGGGCATGGCCGGTAACGTAGCCGAAGATCTCGGAGCCGCGCAGCCCGTGGCACGATGCCCGACCGCGCGGCGTGACGCTTCCGGCGTACGGGAAACCGGCCGCAACCGTGGGTGAAGCGGACCGGGACCGGTCAGCGGGGGTAGACGGACAGGGCCCACTCGGCGTCGCAGTCCGGGGGGACGGCGGTGGGCCGGCCTCGGACGGTAGCCGTCTGCCCGTCGGTGTACAGGCCGATCGGGGCCCGGACGAGAGCCCAGCGATGCCCCTTCGCGGTGAGCACGACGCACTCGCCGGTGGTGTCGATCGTGCCGGTGAGGACGATCGGGGCGCCACGGAGGTCCAGCGGGTTCTCCGGATCGCCGCGCGAGGGCGGCGAGGTGGCCGGCGACGGGGCGCCGTGGGACCGCGGCGGGCCGCCGTGGGATGAGGGAAGTCCGGATGGCGACGGGTCGTCGCTGGGGGATGACACCGGGCTGGTGGGCATGGCGGCTCCGGAGTGCTCGGCGGAGGTGGCCGGGCTGCTCGGTGCCTCCCGGCAACCGGCCGCCGGGAGCAGCAGCGTCGCGGCGAGGGCGATCAGGGCTTTACGCATGTAGTTGTGACGCATAGACCGCTGTGCCGGTTTCACCGCTCTGCTCATTGACCGACCTAGATGGTTGTGTGGGCTGTTCCGGTCGTGAAGGTTTTGCTTGTTGCACTTCCGATGGGAGGTGAGGCGACGATGCCTCGACATGAACGGAACAGGAACCGGCGGCTGCTGGCCGGCGGAGCGGCCTTGGTCACCGTGATCGGGCTGGTCCCGGCAGGCGCGATGGCCGCGCCGGGGGACACGCCCCGGCCGGTGCCGTACCAGCGTCTCCAGCAGGCGGCCCAGGCGCGGGTCGCGCACGCGGGACAGCTGACGGCGCTGGCGGCCAGTGCGGAACCGGACGAGGGTGAGGATCCGGAGGAGATCGCCGAGCAGGCCGAACAGTACGCCGAAGCGCGGTCCGCGCCGGGGATCGTCGCGCCCGGTGCCTACACGGCCGCGTGGCGCGCGCTGCGGGCCCTGCCGGCGACCCCGGGCCACTGGCAGCACGTGACGAACCGCCCCTACAACTCCGATGACCCACGCTACCGCGACATCGACAGCAACTCCTCCGGCGGCGCCGGATTCGTGACCGGCCGGATCACCGGGCTGGCCGCTGACGACGCCGGATACGTCTACGCCGGCTCGGCGAACGGCGGGGTGTGGCGCTCGCGCACCGGCGGCGGGCACTGGCAGCCGATCGCCCAGCGGGTGCCGTCACCGTCCACCGGCGACCTGCGCCTGGACCGTGCGGGCCGGCTCTGGTGGGCCACCGGCGAGGGCAACACCAGTGCCACCTCGTTCGTCGGCAGCGGGGTCTACCTGCTGAGCCGGCCGCGGACCGGGTCGTTCTCGGCCAGGGACCGGGTGGGCGGCACCGAACTGGAGAGCACCATCATCCGCAAGCTGCGGATCTTCGGCGGCACCGCGTGGGTGGCGACCAACCGGGGCGCCTTCAGTCACTCGGTGACGAACCTGTCCGGGCCGTGGAAGCGGGAGTTCGCCCCGAACCCGGACTTCCTGCCCGGTGGTGCGCAGGCGACCGATCCGAGCGCGCCGTACAAGAACATCATCAACGACTTCGCCGCCGACCCGAAGGACCCGTCGCGGGTCATCATCGCGGCGGGGTGGCGCAGCGGTGACACCTACAACGGCTTCTACACCCGGGTCGGCGGGACCTGGCAGCGCACCACGCTCGCCGGTGACATCGCCTCGGACGCGGCCAACGTCGGCACGGTGACCTTCGCCGCGGCGGCGGACGGCTCCCGCTACTACGCCATCGAGCAGTCGCCGGCGCAGCTGGCCACCAACCCGGACAGCAACCTGCACGGCGTGTACGTGTCGCGGTCCGGCTCGCCGTTCGGGCCGTGGACGCTGGGCGCCGACTATCACGAGCTGGCGGCGTCCGGTTCGGCGCTCACCGGTGCCGGCTACATGCCCGGCGTGCAGGCCTGGTACAACCAGTTCCTGCAGGTCGACCCGGCCGACGCCGACCACGTGTACCTGGGACTGGAAGAGGTGTTCGAGTCGGCCGACGGCGGTGCCACGTGGGGGACGCCCGGGCCGTACTGGAACTTCGGCTTCCCGTGCTGGTCGATCGATCCGAGCAAGCAGACCGGTGACTGTCACCAGACCACCCACCCGGATCAGCATTCGGTGGCGATCGGCTCCCACCACGGCAAGCGGTATGTGGTGGTCGGCGACGACGGTGGCGCCTATCGCCGGCCGGTGCGCGGGGCGACCGACGCGGCCGGGCACGCCACCGACTGGGCGTCGCTCAACGACGGGTCGATGGACGTGCTGCAGTACTACTCGGTCGACACCGGCCGGGATCGCGGTGGCCTCGCCGTCTCCGGCGGTCTGCAGGACAACGGCCAGTCCATCCTGCGACCGGGCGACCGGGTGATGGGCTCCAACTTCGGCGGCGACGGCGGCGACACCATCGTCAACCCGGCCAACGGGTGCGACATCGCCGAGGAGTACGTCTACCTGGACGTCTGGGTGACCAACAACTGCGCGGTCAACGACGGCTCCTGGACCACCGATCCGAGCAGGGCGACCAGTTACCACGTCGCGCCGCCGGACAACGAGACCGGCGAGGCGCGCTTCATCGCGCCGCTCAACCAGGATCCGCGCGACGCACGGATCTGGGTCGTCGGCGGGCGGCACGTCTGGCTCAACACCGTGGGGTACGCGATCCGCTCCGGTTCCCAGTGGCGGAGCCTGTTCGACCTCGGCGCGGGGCACACCGCCACCGCCGTGTTCACCTCGGGCGGACTGGTCTACGCCGGGTGGTGCGGGCCCTGCAACAACCAGGGCTTCACCCGCGGGATCGCAGTCGGGCGCACCGACGGCACCGGGTGGCACCAGCTGACCCTGCCGATCGACGGGACCATCCCGAACCGGTACATCTCCGGCTTCGACGTGGACCGGGCCAACCCGAACCACGTGGTGGTGGCGATCAACGGGTTCTCCCGGCGCTGGACCGAGGGACCCGGGGCCGGCATCGGCCACGTCTTCGAGTCGACGGACGCGGGGGAGCACTGGACGGACATCTCCGGCAACCTGCCGGACATCCCGGCCGACTCGGTGAAGCTGGTCGGCGGCGGGCTCGTCGTGGCCACCGACAACGCGGTCTTCTACCGGTCCGCGCGGGCGCGGGGCTGGTCGGTCCTCGGCCGCAACCTGCCCACGACGACGACGCTCCAGGTCCGCACGGACCCGACCGGACATGTTCTGTACGCCGCCACGCACGGCCGTGGCATCTGGTCGTTCGACCTGCGCCAGGTGTCGAAGGGACACTGATCGGAGGCCGGCGCGGGTTCGCCCGCGCCGGCACCCGCAGCGCTACAGGAAGATGTTCCAGCGCTGGTTCCCATCCGAGTAGCTGTTGGGGTTGCACAGCCACACCTGCAACGGCGCGCCGTCGTAGTACGGGCTCGTGCCGCTGGTCGCTTCCAGGCACCGGCCGCGTAGACCTTGATCATCTGCCCGTACTGGTTGGCGTTGTCGCTGGTCTGCCGGGACCAGGTCTGCACCGTGGCGCGGGCGTTCAACGACCGGTCCCGGACGTCGATCACCTTGCGACCACTGGCACCCGGGCCGCCGGCCGGCGGGATGCCGACCCAGCCGAAGCGTATCGAAGAACTTCGACGCACGTGGCCCGGCTCCAGCTCTGCAAGTTCTTGCAGTAGCTCGCTAATCCCTTCTTACGCGATCACGTGACCACGCCCACATGGCTGACGGGTGACGCATATTAACGCGCCCGACCAGCGTCGAACCGCTTCCGTTCACAACAGGAGGGCACTTTTCGATTACTTAAGGTAATGATGATTGTTGACCGGTGCTGCAAGAAGTTGCAGGCTCTGTGCTGGCGCCGCGAGCCGCGTGGCGCCTCCACAAGCGACCTGCGAGAAGGAAAGCGATGCATCCCACCGGGATCACCCCGAGCCGGCGCGCCATGGCACGTGTCGCCCGCGTCCTCGTCACGAGCGCGGCCGTCCTGGTCGCCCTCGCGGCGCCGGCCGGCGCCGCGACCATCAGCGCCACCAGCACGCCCGTGCTGCACTTCGCGGCCGACGGGACCGAGCGGATCGACGGGACCCTGGAGGCCAACCGGTCCGTCCTGATCGACTACGACCCGGCGCGCCTACCGCGGTGCCGCAACCAGTACGCCGGCGGCGACGCCTGGAGCATCGGCGTCTACTACCGCGTCGACGGCGGTCCGATCACCACGCGGCCGGTCACCCGGCTCGACGAGAACCGGCACAACGTCAAGGCGCCGGTCAGCGTCGACCTGCCACTCGGCGGGCACGACCTCGAGCTGTGGTTCCACATCGGCGACCGGGCAGGCTGCGGCGAGTACGACTCCCGCTCGGGCGCCAACTACCACTACGCGATCGAGCAGCCGGCTGTCGCGACGTTCCGCGCCGACTGGTCCGAGTCGGTCGCCGGCCCGATTCGCGCCGGTCACGGCCTCGCCATCCAGTACGACACCGCTCGTCTGCCGCAGTGCCGGGAGACCTACGAGGGCGTACCGGCCTGGCGCATCGACGTCCACTACCGCCTCGACGACGGCCCGGCGCAGACCCAGGCGCTGACCGGCGACGACGGCCGGTCCGTTCCGGTGACCGTCGACATCGCACCCGGCAGCTCGCGGGTCGAGCTCTGGTTCCAGGTCACCGGGCAGCGCAGCGGCTGCACCGCCTACGACTCCGACTTCGGCGCGAACTACGTGTTCGCTGTCGCCTGACACACCGGGAGAACCTCACATGCGCACTTTCGTACGACTCCTGCTCACCCTGCTGCTCGGCGCCGGCACGGTGCTGGCCTTCGCGGCCACGCCCGCCGCCGCGTCCCCGCCGCCGCCGCGGGACCTGGGCGCGCCCGACCTGGCCGGGTACTGCCGGTCGCAGGGCCACACCGGCGCCACCCTGTCCGGCGACACCGCGTACGGCTGGCACTGCCGCACCGCCGACGGCCGGGACGCCGACATCGCCCTCGACGCGGCCTGCCGCTGGACGTACGGCCTCGCCGAGGCGGTCGACCGGATCGGCGACTTCCACCGCCCGGACAGCGTCGGCTGCTGGCGGGTCCGCTCGGACGTGGTGGCACCCGACTTCGACAGGTACTGCCGCGCGATCGGCGCCGACGGCGCGGCGCTGACCGGCGACACGGCCTACGACTGGCACTGCGTGACCGGCGGCACGCCGTCCGACATCGACGTGCTGGCGGCCTGTCGAGAGACCACCTTCGGCTACGCCACCGTCGACCGGTTCGCCGACTTCTACGACGCCCGTTCCTGGCAGTGCCGGGTGTGACCCACCCGTGACGCCGGGGCCTGCCGGATCGAGGCGGTCGTCGCTGCTGCTGAACGGCTACAACGCCGAGCTTGGCGAGTACAGCAGCGGCGACGGCCGCCACGGCCTGCCGGGCGCGCGGAACGCGGCAGACGTGTGCGCTTCACGGCCCGGCTGGCGGCTCGGGGGCGAAGGCGGCAAGCGCGGCCACAGCGCATTCGTCGTCCTGCCCGGGTGCCACACCGCCGCTCACCGCCAGCGCGCCGAGGATGGTGCCCCCGCGCATCGTGAGCTTCGCACCGGCGCCTGTCAGGATCGGCACCCGCACCGCGTGATGGAGCTGGGCGAAGAAGCCGGGCGAGGTTTCCCGCATCTCGCGCAGGGCCGCGCCGTCGCGGCGGAAGAGGGAAGCGTTGCGGTGACGGGCCGGGCCGGCGAACCCGGCCACCGAGTCGATCACTCGACCGGACGTCCGCTCATCGATCGATGACACGTCTTGCTCGAGGGGCACACTCCGCGCGCTTTCCCAGCGCATGTGAAAGCGGTGCGCCCATAGGGATTCGAATCCTCGGTGAGGCACGGCACGGCAGTGGCCACACGCGCCTCCAAGCCACCGTACGTACCCGCCCACGGCCTGACCGTGGCGGTCGCTGCGGTAAACGGCCCGCTGCTGCGCGTGACCCGAAAGGTAGCGCCCATTCTGTTCCGCATCCCGCCTGAAACCTTCGCGTCAAGGTGGCCG
This window of the Actinoplanes oblitus genome carries:
- a CDS encoding heme-binding protein translates to MIDSVAGFAGPARHRNASLFRRDGAALREMRETSPGFFAQLHHAVRVPILTGAGAKLTMRGGTILGALAVSGGVAPGQDDECAVAALAAFAPEPPAGP
- a CDS encoding DUF6209 family protein, producing the protein MHPTGITPSRRAMARVARVLVTSAAVLVALAAPAGAATISATSTPVLHFAADGTERIDGTLEANRSVLIDYDPARLPRCRNQYAGGDAWSIGVYYRVDGGPITTRPVTRLDENRHNVKAPVSVDLPLGGHDLELWFHIGDRAGCGEYDSRSGANYHYAIEQPAVATFRADWSESVAGPIRAGHGLAIQYDTARLPQCRETYEGVPAWRIDVHYRLDDGPAQTQALTGDDGRSVPVTVDIAPGSSRVELWFQVTGQRSGCTAYDSDFGANYVFAVA
- a CDS encoding beta propeller repeat protein yields the protein MPRHERNRNRRLLAGGAALVTVIGLVPAGAMAAPGDTPRPVPYQRLQQAAQARVAHAGQLTALAASAEPDEGEDPEEIAEQAEQYAEARSAPGIVAPGAYTAAWRALRALPATPGHWQHVTNRPYNSDDPRYRDIDSNSSGGAGFVTGRITGLAADDAGYVYAGSANGGVWRSRTGGGHWQPIAQRVPSPSTGDLRLDRAGRLWWATGEGNTSATSFVGSGVYLLSRPRTGSFSARDRVGGTELESTIIRKLRIFGGTAWVATNRGAFSHSVTNLSGPWKREFAPNPDFLPGGAQATDPSAPYKNIINDFAADPKDPSRVIIAAGWRSGDTYNGFYTRVGGTWQRTTLAGDIASDAANVGTVTFAAAADGSRYYAIEQSPAQLATNPDSNLHGVYVSRSGSPFGPWTLGADYHELAASGSALTGAGYMPGVQAWYNQFLQVDPADADHVYLGLEEVFESADGGATWGTPGPYWNFGFPCWSIDPSKQTGDCHQTTHPDQHSVAIGSHHGKRYVVVGDDGGAYRRPVRGATDAAGHATDWASLNDGSMDVLQYYSVDTGRDRGGLAVSGGLQDNGQSILRPGDRVMGSNFGGDGGDTIVNPANGCDIAEEYVYLDVWVTNNCAVNDGSWTTDPSRATSYHVAPPDNETGEARFIAPLNQDPRDARIWVVGGRHVWLNTVGYAIRSGSQWRSLFDLGAGHTATAVFTSGGLVYAGWCGPCNNQGFTRGIAVGRTDGTGWHQLTLPIDGTIPNRYISGFDVDRANPNHVVVAINGFSRRWTEGPGAGIGHVFESTDAGEHWTDISGNLPDIPADSVKLVGGGLVVATDNAVFYRSARARGWSVLGRNLPTTTTLQVRTDPTGHVLYAATHGRGIWSFDLRQVSKGH